TTCTCCCTGGGGCGTCCGAACCGTGACCGTTGCTGTCGGGGTGGCGTTGTCCCCACAGGAGACCTGGACCCGCTCCAGATGGAACAGTTCAGGGGCCTGCCGGATCTCATCGCTGACGATCGCCTCCAGATCCCAATCGGAAACTTCTTTCTTCTTGTCAGCCAGTTCCTTGAACCGGACAAAAGCTTTGTTCAGCTCCTGCTCGGACAGATCGTAGCCCAGTTCCTTCAGGCGGGTGCGGAAGGCATTGCGACCAGAGTGCTTGCCCAGGACGATCTGGTTGTCCGTCAGACCAATGGACTGGGCATCCATGATTTCGTAGGTGAGCTTGTTCTTGAGCACCCCATCCTGGTGAATCCCAGACTCATGGGCAAAGGCGTTGGCTCCGACGATCGCCTTGTTGGGCTGGACCAGCATCCCCGTCAAGTTAGACACCATGCGGGAAGTCTTATAAAGCTCACGGGTGTTGATCTGGGTCAGGGGTGCCTCAGAGTCAGCGGGACGGCCCAGGAAGGGATTGAAGTATTGCCGCCGAACATGGAGGGCCATCACTAGTTCTTCCAAAGCGGTGTTACCGGCCCGTTCGCCAATGCCATTGATGGTGCATTCCAGTTGCCGCGCCCCATTTTTGACTGCTTCCAGGAAGTTGGCCGTAGCTACCCCCAGATCATTATGGCCATGGACTGAAATAACGGCCTGGTCAATGTTCGGCACATTCTCTTTGATACCCCGAATTAAAGCCCCGAACTCGCTGGGCATCATGTAGCCCACCGTATCTGGAATGTTGACCGTTTTGGCTCCAACGGCGATCACCCTCTCCAGCACCTGATAGAGGTACTCCGGATCGGATCGGGCTGCATCCATGGGGGAGAACTCTACATCATCCACGAAAGATTTGGCGTAGGAGACCATCTCCTCTGCGATCGCCAATACCTCCTCCCGAGACTTACGGAGCTGGTACTGCAGGTGAATGTCAGAGGTGGAAATAAAGGTATGAATTCTAGCTTTGGCTGCAGGTTTCAGGGCTTCAGCAGCAGCCTGGATATCAGCCTGGATGGCTCTGGCCAGACTACAGATGACTGGGCCAGCCTCAGTGCCCACAGCCTCGGCAATCTTCTGAACGGCTTCAAAATCGCCAGGGCTGGCATAGGCAAACCCAGCTTCAATGACATCGACTCCCAGTCGCGCCAGTTGCCGTGCAATTCTCAGCTTTTCATCAACATTCAGAGTGGCTCCAGGGCACTGTTCGCCGTCCCGAAGGGTGGTGTCAAAGATGATAATTCGGTCTGGTGCGGATTGTATGTTCATAGATACTTGCAACTGTTCTGGGAGAACAAATAACGACTGAAACTATATTAGCGTCTTGTCATTTGTCATTTGTCACTGGGATCTGTCATTTATGATTTCGTTCAATCCCCTTGATTGACTGACAAAACTTTTGGGCTTTGCTGAATGCAAATATGAATTACCCTCATCCCCAACCCTTCTCCCGCAGGAGAAGGGAGCTAAAACTCTGGTTCCCTCTCCTTTGGGAGAGGGCTAGGGTGAGGGCTGCATAAGGCTCAAGCACGAAAATCATCCTTCTATTCAGCAACGCCAACTTTTTCTGTAGGTTGGGTGGAGAGAGCGAAATTCAACCTTGTCAAGGCTTTGGCCTTGGGTGTCGGACCCCAAGCCACTGCTGCAGATCAGCCCAGGCGGTTGCTCCCCAGAGGGGAAGAGAGGGCTAGGGTGGGTAACCCAATGACTAATAATCCGATTTTTCGATCTGGTCACGGATGTCATTCAGGTCAATGTAACGATCGGTGGCGTTCCTCAATTCACGAGCAATCATTCCTTCTGTGGAAACAACTGTAATGTGGGTATTTTTCGATCGCAGCAGCTCGATCGCCCGTTCAAAGTCCCCATCTCCACTGAATAAAATCACCTGATCGTATTGATCGACCGTGTTAAACATATCAATAACAATTTCAATATCTAGATTGGCCTTTTGAGAAAAGCGACCAGAGTTGTCGTCGTAATATTCCTTAAGAATCTTAGTGCGGACTGTATACCCCAGGCTGATCAAGGCATCTCGAAATCCCCGTTGATCCTGGGGATCCTTAATCCCGGTATACCAGAAGGCATTGACCAGCTCTATATCTTCCCGTTCTGTAAAATATCCCAACACTCGGCGGGGGTCAAAAAACCAGCCATTTTTCTGCTGGGCATAAAACATATTATTGCCGTCTACAAAGATGGAGAGACGGGTTTTGACATGTTGCATAAAAATTCAGACCTAGTAATTTGTTTTGGTTGCGGCTAACAACCATTTGACTAAGAAAACCTGAAACCGGACTATACACAACTTAACCAAAGTAATGGCCATTGAAAGGGTTGGCCCGGTCAAACATTCTATAACTCAGTTAGACCTATCAGTAAGCTCCAGTAATAC
The nucleotide sequence above comes from Leptolyngbya sp. 'hensonii'. Encoded proteins:
- a CDS encoding NYN domain-containing protein, whose translation is MQHVKTRLSIFVDGNNMFYAQQKNGWFFDPRRVLGYFTEREDIELVNAFWYTGIKDPQDQRGFRDALISLGYTVRTKILKEYYDDNSGRFSQKANLDIEIVIDMFNTVDQYDQVILFSGDGDFERAIELLRSKNTHITVVSTEGMIARELRNATDRYIDLNDIRDQIEKSDY
- a CDS encoding 2-isopropylmalate synthase gives rise to the protein MNIQSAPDRIIIFDTTLRDGEQCPGATLNVDEKLRIARQLARLGVDVIEAGFAYASPGDFEAVQKIAEAVGTEAGPVICSLARAIQADIQAAAEALKPAAKARIHTFISTSDIHLQYQLRKSREEVLAIAEEMVSYAKSFVDDVEFSPMDAARSDPEYLYQVLERVIAVGAKTVNIPDTVGYMMPSEFGALIRGIKENVPNIDQAVISVHGHNDLGVATANFLEAVKNGARQLECTINGIGERAGNTALEELVMALHVRRQYFNPFLGRPADSEAPLTQINTRELYKTSRMVSNLTGMLVQPNKAIVGANAFAHESGIHQDGVLKNKLTYEIMDAQSIGLTDNQIVLGKHSGRNAFRTRLKELGYDLSEQELNKAFVRFKELADKKKEVSDWDLEAIVSDEIRQAPELFHLERVQVSCGDNATPTATVTVRTPQGEELTDAAIGTGPVDAVYEAINRVVNVPNELIEFSVQSVTAGIDAIGEVTIRLRHNEQIYSGHAANTDIIVASAQAYIHALNRLYAALHKQAQPAIAEQTVAAEV